The Halogranum gelatinilyticum genome contains a region encoding:
- a CDS encoding methyl-accepting chemotaxis protein translates to MLRESVRQLFSRLGLRDPTTASMTDGGVTVSEPAGGSSSDGSATANSATDDATAAAESGFEFPDDAAAAGDPDAETAADFDVDDEILLDSVGMPVFMLDVDGAVVAWNYDMEQLTGVSAADALGSTDASRVFYSERGGTRTLAQKVLEAPESADRRFGVDREAGTSAAYDEGGAPLFVDEETLTDRSGEDRYLRYTSMPLYEDGDLVAVVQTVRDRTDEVRRHRDVEELVDEVQQTLHALVDGHLDARASYDADGRVVDDTLLLVVDELNRMAEGFEDVAIRVDDETQSLAQAVERTATAANQIARNVEEQNDLLAEGASEMQRFSASMEEVAATANQVDAAATQARDAATDGLDASEGAREATEEVVDIGDELVDSVTDLGDRMDDIESVVEVISDVADQTNLLALNANIEAARAGEDGDGFAVVAEEVKNLADETRSHTEQITRSIEELQAQTDSTVDAAEESHQRIDHAGEQIGDVLEAFEEIAASIDEAADGIAEVSRATDDQATTVEELTATIENVQERAEETEDATGHIVDATDDGTAAIDELSATVKELRGETSY, encoded by the coding sequence ATGCTCCGCGAATCGGTCCGCCAGTTGTTCTCCCGACTCGGGTTGCGTGACCCGACGACAGCCTCGATGACCGACGGTGGCGTCACCGTCTCTGAGCCCGCAGGCGGCTCTTCGTCCGACGGCTCTGCTACCGCCAACTCCGCCACCGACGACGCGACGGCGGCCGCCGAGAGCGGCTTCGAGTTCCCCGACGACGCCGCGGCCGCTGGCGACCCGGACGCCGAGACCGCCGCCGACTTCGACGTCGACGACGAGATTCTCCTCGACAGCGTCGGGATGCCGGTCTTCATGCTCGACGTCGACGGCGCGGTCGTCGCCTGGAACTACGACATGGAACAGTTGACGGGCGTCTCCGCAGCCGACGCGCTCGGCTCGACGGACGCCAGTCGGGTCTTCTACTCCGAACGGGGCGGCACGCGGACGCTCGCGCAGAAGGTGCTCGAAGCACCCGAGTCGGCCGACCGGCGGTTCGGCGTCGACCGCGAGGCTGGCACCTCGGCCGCCTACGACGAGGGCGGCGCGCCGCTGTTCGTCGACGAGGAGACGCTGACCGACCGCTCCGGCGAGGACCGGTATCTCCGCTACACCTCGATGCCGCTGTACGAGGACGGCGACCTCGTCGCGGTCGTCCAGACCGTCCGCGACCGGACCGACGAAGTCCGGCGACACCGCGACGTCGAAGAACTCGTCGACGAGGTCCAACAGACGCTGCACGCGCTGGTCGACGGCCATCTCGACGCGCGGGCCTCCTACGACGCCGACGGCCGCGTCGTCGACGACACACTGCTCCTCGTCGTCGACGAACTCAACCGGATGGCCGAAGGGTTCGAGGACGTCGCCATCCGCGTTGACGACGAGACCCAGTCGCTCGCGCAGGCCGTCGAACGGACCGCGACGGCCGCAAACCAGATCGCCCGCAACGTCGAGGAGCAGAACGACCTGCTCGCGGAGGGAGCCAGCGAGATGCAGCGGTTCAGTGCCAGCATGGAGGAGGTCGCGGCCACGGCCAATCAGGTCGACGCCGCGGCGACGCAGGCACGTGACGCCGCCACCGACGGCCTCGACGCCAGCGAGGGTGCCCGGGAGGCGACCGAGGAAGTCGTCGACATCGGCGACGAGCTGGTCGACAGCGTCACCGACCTCGGCGACCGGATGGACGACATCGAATCCGTCGTCGAAGTCATCTCGGACGTGGCCGACCAGACGAACCTCCTCGCGCTGAACGCCAACATCGAGGCCGCCCGCGCGGGCGAGGACGGCGACGGCTTCGCGGTCGTCGCCGAGGAGGTCAAGAACCTCGCCGACGAGACGCGGAGCCACACCGAACAGATCACGAGGAGCATCGAGGAACTCCAGGCGCAGACGGACTCGACGGTCGACGCCGCCGAGGAGTCCCACCAGCGCATCGACCACGCGGGCGAGCAGATCGGCGACGTGCTCGAAGCCTTCGAGGAGATTGCGGCCTCCATCGACGAGGCCGCCGACGGCATCGCGGAGGTCTCGCGGGCCACCGACGACCAGGCGACGACGGTCGAGGAACTGACCGCGACCATCGAGAACGTCCAGGAGCGCGCCGAGGAGACGGAGGACGCGACGGGCCACATCGTCGACGCGACGGACGACGGGACCGCGGCCATCGACGAACTGAGCGCGACCGTCAAAGAACTGCGCGGCGAGACGTCGTACTGA
- a CDS encoding excinuclease ABC subunit C encodes MDVSEVRARASEFPRDPGVYQFHEGDTVLYVGKAVDLRSRVRSYADPRSDRIRRMVARADRLDFAVTDTETQALLLEANLIKRHQPRYNVRLKDDKSYPLVQLTAHPVPRIEVTRDPDEAATVFGPFTDKGRVEVVVKAIRETYGLRGCSDHKYANRDRPCLDYEMGLCTAPCTGEITEASYGEDVESAVRFFEGETGVLSDPLRREMEAAAQAQEFERAANLRDRLDVVESFHGGGGEAVASQSGERAVDVLGAAVEGEKATVARLHSERGQLVDRSRHRLDAPEGSEEGVAEVLAAFVAQYYAERELPDALLLSERPDDEELLAWLDSEGVAVRVPGAGREAKLVELALKNARRGPARGDELGALSDALGLPRIERIEGFDVSHAQGKSVVGSDVCFVGGSAEKSGYRRKKLTERNDDYANMRELIRWRAERAVSGRDDRPDPDLLLIDGGDGQLAAAQDALDEVGWDVPAIALAKDEELVITDSRVYDWPKDAPHLHVLQRVRDEAHRFAVQYHQTLRDDVKTVLDDVPGVGPETRKRLLRRFGSVDGVRGASVDDLRDVEGVGEKTAEALKSRL; translated from the coding sequence ATGGACGTCAGCGAGGTCCGCGCCCGTGCGAGCGAGTTCCCCCGAGACCCCGGTGTTTACCAGTTCCACGAGGGCGATACCGTCCTCTACGTCGGCAAGGCCGTCGACCTCCGAAGTCGGGTCCGCTCCTACGCCGACCCCCGCAGCGACCGCATCCGCCGGATGGTCGCCCGCGCCGACCGGCTGGACTTCGCCGTCACCGACACCGAGACGCAGGCACTGCTGCTCGAAGCGAACCTCATCAAACGCCACCAGCCGCGCTACAACGTCCGGCTGAAGGACGACAAGTCCTACCCGCTGGTCCAGCTCACCGCCCACCCCGTTCCCCGCATCGAAGTCACCCGCGACCCCGACGAGGCCGCGACGGTCTTCGGGCCGTTCACCGACAAGGGACGCGTCGAAGTCGTCGTCAAGGCGATTAGGGAAACCTACGGCCTGCGGGGCTGTTCGGACCACAAGTACGCGAACCGCGACCGACCCTGTCTGGACTACGAGATGGGTCTCTGCACTGCGCCCTGCACGGGCGAGATTACGGAGGCCAGCTACGGGGAGGACGTCGAGAGCGCGGTGCGGTTCTTCGAGGGCGAGACGGGCGTGCTCTCGGACCCGCTCCGCCGGGAGATGGAGGCGGCCGCGCAGGCCCAAGAGTTCGAGCGCGCCGCCAATTTGCGCGACCGACTCGACGTCGTGGAATCCTTCCACGGCGGCGGTGGCGAGGCCGTCGCCTCCCAGTCCGGCGAGCGCGCCGTCGACGTCTTGGGGGCCGCCGTCGAGGGCGAGAAGGCCACCGTCGCCCGCCTCCACAGCGAGCGCGGCCAGCTCGTCGACCGCTCGCGCCACCGCCTCGACGCACCCGAGGGCAGCGAGGAGGGCGTCGCCGAGGTCTTGGCCGCCTTCGTCGCACAGTACTACGCCGAACGCGAGTTGCCCGACGCGCTTCTCCTCTCGGAACGCCCCGACGACGAGGAACTCCTGGCGTGGCTCGACAGCGAGGGCGTCGCGGTGCGGGTGCCCGGTGCGGGCCGGGAGGCCAAGCTGGTCGAGTTGGCACTCAAGAACGCCCGTCGCGGTCCCGCCCGCGGCGACGAACTCGGCGCGCTCTCCGACGCGCTCGGACTGCCCCGCATCGAACGCATCGAGGGCTTCGACGTGAGCCACGCCCAAGGGAAGTCCGTCGTCGGCAGCGACGTCTGTTTCGTCGGCGGGTCCGCAGAAAAGTCCGGCTACCGCAGAAAGAAACTCACCGAGCGTAACGACGACTACGCCAATATGCGCGAGCTGATTCGGTGGCGGGCCGAGCGCGCGGTCTCGGGGCGCGACGACCGACCCGACCCGGACCTGCTTCTCATCGACGGGGGCGACGGCCAACTCGCCGCGGCACAGGACGCCCTCGACGAGGTCGGCTGGGACGTGCCCGCCATCGCGCTGGCGAAGGACGAGGAGCTCGTCATCACCGACTCACGGGTCTACGACTGGCCCAAGGACGCGCCCCATCTCCACGTCCTCCAGCGTGTCCGCGACGAGGCCCACCGCTTCGCGGTCCAGTACCACCAGACCCTCCGCGACGACGTGAAGACCGTCCTTGACGACGTACCCGGCGTCGGTCCCGAGACCCGAAAACGGCTGCTCCGACGGTTCGGCAGCGTCGACGGCGTGCGAGGGGCGTCGGTCGATGACCTCCGGGACGTCGAGGGCGTCGGCGAGAAGACGGCCGAGGCACTCAAGTCGCGGCTGTAG
- a CDS encoding CPBP family intramembrane glutamic endopeptidase gives MSLPVSPDESVETRRIGVFLAVAYGVAWATGLTIYATGGLVDSPELLPGLGITLATVLLPTAYMFAPAVGTVVTRLATGEGWANLGVRPRFRPSWRTYALAWFVPALLTLVGAAVYFAVFSATFDPELTAFTEAVRAASGGELPLDPWTLVAIQLVAAVTIAPLINALFAFGEELGWRGYLLPKLLPLGRRQATLVVGLVWGAWHWPLIAMGYNYGFSYPGAPWTGFLAMCWFTLTTGVFLAWVTLKSESVWPAAIAHGAINAVAAIGALFVAGQPNPLLGPTPLGVVGGVGWTVLAAWLLWRSEVFTASPPLAETAGEVTGDATTAEMR, from the coding sequence ATGTCCCTCCCCGTCTCTCCCGACGAGTCCGTCGAAACGCGGCGTATCGGGGTTTTTCTCGCCGTCGCCTACGGCGTCGCGTGGGCCACGGGCCTCACCATCTACGCCACCGGCGGTCTCGTCGACAGCCCCGAACTCCTCCCCGGTCTCGGCATCACGCTCGCGACCGTCCTCCTGCCGACGGCGTATATGTTTGCCCCCGCCGTCGGCACCGTCGTCACGCGCCTCGCGACCGGCGAGGGCTGGGCGAACCTCGGGGTCCGTCCCCGTTTCAGACCCTCGTGGCGGACCTACGCCCTCGCGTGGTTCGTGCCCGCGCTCTTGACGCTCGTCGGCGCGGCGGTCTACTTCGCCGTCTTCTCGGCGACCTTCGACCCCGAGCTGACGGCCTTCACCGAGGCGGTTCGGGCGGCCTCCGGCGGCGAACTCCCGCTCGACCCGTGGACGCTCGTCGCCATCCAGCTCGTCGCGGCGGTCACCATCGCCCCGCTCATCAACGCGCTGTTCGCCTTCGGCGAAGAGCTCGGCTGGCGCGGCTATCTCCTGCCGAAACTGCTCCCGCTCGGCCGACGGCAGGCGACGCTCGTCGTCGGTCTCGTCTGGGGGGCGTGGCACTGGCCGCTCATCGCGATGGGCTACAACTACGGCTTCAGCTATCCGGGCGCGCCGTGGACCGGCTTCCTCGCGATGTGCTGGTTCACGCTCACGACGGGCGTCTTCCTCGCGTGGGTGACGCTCAAGAGTGAGAGCGTCTGGCCCGCCGCCATCGCCCACGGAGCCATCAACGCCGTCGCCGCCATCGGCGCGCTGTTCGTCGCCGGGCAGCCGAACCCGCTGCTCGGGCCGACTCCCTTGGGCGTCGTCGGCGGCGTCGGCTGGACCGTCCTCGCGGCGTGGCTGCTCTGGCGGAGCGAGGTCTTCACGGCGTCGCCGCCGCTGGCCGAGACGGCTGGCGAGGTGACCGGCGACGCTACCACAGCAGAAATGCGGTGA
- the mdh gene encoding malate dehydrogenase, with translation MSKVSVVGAAGTVGAAAGYNLALRDVVDELVFVDIPKMEDKTVGQAADTNHGIAYDSNTTVVQGDYSATEGSDVVIITAGIPRKEGQTRIDLAGDNAPIMADIGSSLAEYNDDFVSVTTSNPVDLLNRHLYEAGDRDRHKVVGFGGRLDSARFRYVLSERFDAPVKNVEATILGEHGDAQVPVFSKVRVDGRDPEFSEDEREEILGDLQESAMDVISRKGATQWGPATGVAHMTEAILRDTGEVLPGSLVLDGEYGYEDTAFGVPVKLGSNGIEEVVEWDLDDYEQELMDDAAEKLRDQYNKIA, from the coding sequence ATGTCGAAAGTTAGCGTGGTCGGTGCCGCAGGGACGGTCGGTGCCGCCGCAGGTTACAATCTCGCGCTTCGTGACGTCGTGGACGAACTCGTCTTCGTGGACATCCCGAAGATGGAGGACAAGACGGTCGGGCAGGCCGCCGACACGAACCACGGGATCGCCTACGACTCGAACACGACGGTCGTACAGGGCGACTACTCGGCCACCGAGGGCTCGGACGTCGTCATCATCACGGCCGGGATTCCGCGCAAGGAGGGCCAGACCCGTATCGACCTCGCGGGCGACAACGCGCCCATCATGGCCGATATCGGCTCCTCGCTCGCGGAGTACAACGACGACTTCGTCTCCGTGACGACGTCGAACCCGGTCGACCTGCTCAACCGCCATCTCTACGAAGCGGGCGACCGCGACCGCCACAAGGTCGTCGGCTTCGGCGGCCGCCTCGACTCCGCGCGCTTCCGCTACGTCCTCTCCGAGCGGTTCGACGCGCCCGTCAAGAACGTCGAAGCGACGATTCTCGGCGAGCACGGCGACGCACAGGTCCCCGTGTTCTCGAAGGTCCGCGTCGACGGCCGCGACCCTGAGTTCAGCGAGGACGAGCGAGAAGAGATCCTCGGCGACCTGCAGGAGTCCGCGATGGACGTCATCAGCCGCAAGGGCGCGACGCAGTGGGGTCCGGCGACGGGCGTCGCCCACATGACCGAAGCCATCCTCCGCGACACCGGCGAAGTGCTCCCCGGCTCGCTCGTCCTCGACGGCGAGTACGGCTACGAGGACACCGCCTTCGGCGTCCCGGTCAAGCTCGGCTCGAACGGTATCGAGGAGGTCGTCGAGTGGGACCTCGACGACTACGAGCAGGAACTGATGGACGACGCCGCCGAGAAGCTCCGCGACCAGTACAACAAGATCGCGTAA
- a CDS encoding Sjogren's syndrome/scleroderma autoantigen 1 family protein: MSEFDKEAEREKLREKFAKDEEKRQSTKRMSELLLKGATMTNSHCNRCGDPVFRFDGQEFCPSCQDATVAGGQIQLRNPEGRQQEQGPESAQAAEPAQTTQATQATQATGTGQSEHAQSAESPTTEAATADATTTEAATADATATEATTADATTTEPAAGGTDDAARNTEADVEPTQPPVPATESESAEPPTTQPNTGTADLDAARASLRRTVTRYAEEAEQTDDPRRARELLAAAHEAAETLAALRR, encoded by the coding sequence ATGAGCGAGTTCGACAAGGAGGCCGAACGGGAGAAGTTGCGAGAGAAGTTCGCCAAGGACGAGGAGAAACGCCAGAGCACGAAGCGGATGAGCGAACTGCTGCTCAAGGGCGCGACGATGACCAACAGCCACTGCAACCGCTGTGGCGACCCGGTCTTCCGCTTCGACGGCCAGGAGTTCTGTCCCTCCTGCCAAGACGCGACCGTCGCGGGCGGGCAGATTCAGCTCCGCAACCCCGAGGGCCGACAGCAAGAGCAGGGGCCCGAGTCGGCACAGGCCGCAGAGCCAGCGCAGACGACACAGGCGACGCAGGCCACGCAAGCGACGGGAACCGGCCAATCCGAGCACGCCCAATCCGCCGAGTCGCCGACGACCGAGGCAGCGACAGCCGACGCGACGACGACCGAGGCGGCGACAGCCGACGCGACGGCGACCGAAGCGACGACAGCCGACGCGACGACGACCGAACCGGCGGCTGGCGGCACAGACGACGCGGCGCGGAACACCGAAGCCGACGTCGAGCCGACGCAGCCGCCGGTGCCAGCGACGGAGTCCGAGTCGGCCGAGCCGCCGACGACGCAACCGAATACAGGCACCGCGGACCTCGACGCCGCCCGCGCGTCGCTCCGGCGGACGGTGACGCGCTACGCCGAGGAAGCAGAACAGACCGACGACCCACGACGTGCTCGCGAGTTGCTCGCGGCCGCCCACGAGGCCGCCGAGACGTTGGCCGCGCTGCGTCGGTAG